A window from Malacoplasma iowae encodes these proteins:
- a CDS encoding toxin subunit s1 codes for MIINSLELDRKDGNDNPRNPKYVYKIDKRDPNYVFQNGFTAWGSNDDFFAYVAGFINNYKLPEFFRSSLISVFPTIENACTNFISSVKTNYNAEKYYLYKIRADNEYYSTTKTMMHYLPTLVKNSGSKDESLKFADNVFRLFTHNFLWQNDWFKIGTISNESIISAREIIVTDLNWELMGRSTDVKENYKNMIIDDKEIFNVYYDIWNTTGNVKPWNPPEPNLKKYLESDYDDPDADELTVYYKKMEKPKPVLYLSRSYWNLNSMLSSVTPTPSLQQLELERDDLELPKISDYKEDLEGFNHCNVANVLYQVHNWELNDSDSRIRKDLDDIEFSDIIFTNKSFTRKYKVNFQVLDNGGSFIGLKLLSDSRSEVELSKSPTKQLTSSYYDAFSRISFSDYKYPVSVSFGPIINQFNLNSTRLRIGSLIQSVNDDFQKWNYQIYDEVKDSDGNTTRALIKLLPVHKKYQNLGLVVRKEKWNDTDDYPMYLLNLEDVASDDSYEEIFLLVSRNDTSLKMLQKQPSFDELVDLNLRYVIKGTSYSFDMYDKGSWSYFRWVYNQFFYDLRRKRIYWIDNKLNVFALYNNRNENDNWNWAEWKRIYSLDMDNDDPRYKWYFIYKEDIEDHEGVKESRWIRSYYHNDWLKVATGTHFGKLFTSKYDEESYSEKTFLIDGNIYI; via the coding sequence ATGATAATTAATAGTTTAGAATTAGATAGAAAAGATGGGAATGATAATCCTAGAAATCCTAAATACGTTTATAAAATAGATAAAAGAGATCCAAATTATGTATTTCAAAATGGATTTACCGCTTGAGGAAGTAATGATGATTTTTTTGCTTATGTAGCAGGATTTATAAATAATTATAAATTACCTGAATTTTTTAGAAGTTCATTAATTTCTGTATTTCCTACAATTGAAAATGCTTGTACTAATTTTATTAGTTCAGTTAAAACAAATTACAATGCAGAAAAATACTACTTATATAAAATTAGAGCAGATAATGAATACTACAGTACAACAAAAACAATGATGCATTATTTGCCCACATTAGTAAAAAACTCTGGTTCAAAAGATGAATCATTAAAATTTGCAGATAATGTTTTTAGATTGTTTACACATAATTTTCTGTGACAAAATGATTGATTTAAAATTGGTACTATATCAAATGAAAGTATTATTTCAGCAAGAGAAATTATTGTCACTGACTTAAATTGAGAATTAATGGGTAGAAGCACAGATGTTAAAGAAAATTATAAAAATATGATAATTGATGACAAAGAAATTTTTAATGTCTATTATGATATATGAAATACCACTGGAAATGTAAAACCATGGAATCCACCAGAACCAAATTTAAAAAAGTATCTTGAATCAGATTATGATGACCCAGATGCAGATGAGTTAACTGTTTACTATAAGAAAATGGAAAAACCAAAACCAGTACTTTATTTATCTAGATCTTATTGAAATTTGAATTCAATGCTTTCATCTGTAACACCAACTCCAAGTTTACAACAGCTAGAACTTGAAAGAGATGATTTAGAGCTTCCAAAAATTAGTGATTATAAAGAAGATCTTGAGGGATTCAACCACTGTAATGTTGCAAATGTTTTATATCAAGTTCATAATTGAGAATTAAATGATAGTGATTCAAGAATTAGAAAAGATCTTGATGACATTGAATTTTCAGACATTATATTTACAAATAAAAGTTTTACAAGAAAATATAAAGTTAATTTTCAAGTTCTAGATAATGGTGGTTCTTTTATTGGATTAAAACTTTTAAGTGATTCTAGATCTGAAGTAGAACTTTCAAAAAGTCCTACAAAACAATTAACTAGTTCATACTATGATGCTTTTTCTAGAATATCTTTTAGTGATTATAAGTATCCAGTAAGTGTATCTTTTGGACCAATTATTAATCAATTTAATTTAAATAGTACAAGATTAAGAATTGGTTCGTTAATTCAAAGTGTAAATGATGATTTTCAAAAATGAAACTATCAAATCTATGATGAAGTAAAAGATAGTGATGGTAATACTACAAGAGCACTTATAAAATTGTTACCAGTACATAAAAAATACCAAAATCTTGGATTGGTTGTTAGAAAAGAAAAATGAAATGACACAGATGATTATCCAATGTATCTTTTAAACTTAGAAGATGTAGCTAGTGATGATAGTTATGAAGAAATATTTTTATTAGTTTCAAGAAATGATACATCTTTAAAAATGTTACAAAAACAACCATCATTTGATGAACTTGTTGATCTTAACTTAAGATATGTAATCAAGGGAACATCATATTCTTTTGATATGTATGATAAAGGATCTTGAAGTTATTTTAGATGAGTATATAACCAATTCTTTTATGACTTAAGAAGAAAAAGAATTTATTGAATTGATAATAAATTAAATGTTTTTGCTTTATATAACAATAGAAATGAAAATGATAATTGAAATTGAGCTGAATGAAAAAGAATTTATAGCTTAGATATGGATAATGATGATCCAAGATATAAATGATATTTCATTTATAAAGAAGATATTGAAGACCATGAAGGTGTAAAAGAATCTAGATGAATTAGATCATATTACCATAATGATTGATTAAAAGTTGCAACAGGAACACATTTTGGAAAACTATTTACATCAAAATATGATGAAGAAAGTTATTCAGAAAAAACATTTTTAATTGATGGAAATATTTATATATAA